In Chitinivorax sp. PXF-14, the following are encoded in one genomic region:
- a CDS encoding FAD-binding oxidoreductase — protein MTDTPRLPPGFIASLCSLLGERAVLRDSNTMAPYCIDQRQRYSGPALAVLLPASVEQVQGIVALTRAAGVAIVPQGGNTGLVGGATPLAGGPACVVLSTARMKAVRAWQDDTITVEAGLILDELNQLVAGRGQFLPIDLASSGSAQIGGLIATNAGGMRVIRYGMMRRQVLGLEAVLPSGELWSDLRPLLKNNSGYDLKQLLIGSEGTLGLVTAATLRLAPLPAHTATAFVALPSVAAGLRLLAALREHVAEWLSAFELISEPCLRLVRAAEPRLQAPVAFDQPWYALVEASGSVDETALQAALLAAFEQAGLAQAAIAQSQAQTDTLWRWREQIPAAQKHAGGNIKHDIGVPSAALPEFVAAADAALRSRFPGVEIIAFGHAGDGNLHYNVARTRDKPADTFLDEAEVNAIVYREVARVGGTPSAEHGVGQLKRGLLPAWAGETGMQWMRSIKATLDPDGLFNPGKLL, from the coding sequence ATGACCGATACCCCGCGCCTGCCCCCTGGTTTTATCGCATCGCTGTGTTCGCTGCTCGGCGAGCGGGCCGTGTTGCGCGACAGCAACACGATGGCGCCTTACTGTATCGACCAGCGCCAGCGCTATAGCGGGCCGGCGCTGGCCGTGCTGCTGCCGGCCAGCGTCGAGCAGGTGCAGGGCATCGTGGCGCTCACCCGCGCGGCGGGCGTGGCGATCGTGCCGCAAGGTGGCAATACCGGCCTCGTCGGCGGCGCCACCCCACTGGCCGGCGGGCCTGCCTGCGTCGTGCTCTCGACTGCGCGCATGAAGGCCGTCCGCGCCTGGCAGGACGACACCATCACCGTCGAGGCAGGCCTGATCCTCGATGAGCTGAACCAGCTCGTCGCCGGGCGCGGGCAGTTTCTGCCGATCGACCTCGCCTCGAGCGGCTCGGCGCAGATCGGCGGCCTGATCGCCACCAACGCCGGCGGCATGCGCGTGATCCGCTACGGCATGATGCGGCGCCAGGTGCTGGGCCTCGAAGCGGTGCTGCCGTCGGGCGAGCTGTGGTCCGACCTGCGGCCGCTGCTCAAGAACAATAGCGGTTACGACCTCAAGCAACTGCTGATCGGCTCGGAAGGCACGCTGGGCCTGGTCACCGCAGCAACGCTACGGCTGGCGCCGTTGCCGGCACATACCGCAACGGCCTTCGTCGCCTTGCCCTCGGTGGCCGCCGGCCTGCGGCTGCTGGCCGCGCTGCGCGAACACGTGGCAGAGTGGCTGTCCGCCTTCGAATTGATCAGCGAGCCCTGCCTCAGGCTGGTTCGCGCTGCCGAGCCGCGCTTGCAGGCGCCCGTGGCCTTCGATCAACCCTGGTATGCGCTGGTCGAGGCCTCTGGCAGCGTGGACGAGACTGCCCTGCAGGCGGCGCTGCTGGCGGCTTTCGAGCAGGCCGGCCTGGCTCAGGCCGCCATCGCCCAATCGCAGGCGCAGACCGATACTCTGTGGCGCTGGCGCGAACAGATCCCCGCTGCGCAAAAACACGCGGGCGGTAATATCAAGCACGATATCGGCGTGCCGAGCGCGGCGTTGCCCGAATTTGTCGCGGCGGCGGACGCGGCGCTGCGTTCGCGTTTCCCTGGTGTCGAGATCATCGCCTTCGGCCATGCCGGCGACGGCAATCTGCACTATAACGTAGCGCGCACGCGTGATAAGCCGGCCGACACCTTCCTCGATGAAGCCGAGGTCAACGCCATCGTCTACCGCGAGGTGGCCCGCGTGGGCGGCACGCCGAGCGCCGAGCACGGCGTGGGCCAGCTCAAGCGCGGACTGCTGCCGGCCTGGGCCGGGGAGACCGGCATGCAGTGGATGCGATCGATCAAGGCCACGCTCGATCCCGATGGGCTGTTCAACCCCGGCAAGCTGTTGTGA